The DNA segment TTCCGCAGCACGGCGAGCACGGCGACGGCACCGCAGTGGCTCAGATTGAACGCCGGTACCGGCGCGGTGTCCTGGCGGAGCTCCACGTACGGTTTGCCCCACTGCCCCACACGCCAGACCAGGCCCTTCGGCTCCACACCGGTGTAGCCGGACAGAATCTCCCGAGTGGCTCCGCGCGCGACGACGAACCGGCCGCGCCGCGGGGGCGCGAGGCCGTCCGCCCGCGCCGATTCACGGCAGTCCAGGTGCGGCGCCGTGCGCGTCTCGTCTCCCGGCCGGTCCAGCGGGATGACCCACAGGTCGACCGTGTCCACGGGGGTCACGTCACCCCGATTCCGCCGGACGCAGAGCGATCCGCCAGGAGGAGGCGGTCTCCGGCCCGGACGCGGCGGGTTCGCCCTCCGCCGGGTCGTCGCACAGCGCGGCGACGTCCGTCGTGCGGATGTCGCCGTCCACAGCGGCGGTGACCAGCAGGCGCTCGACGGCTCGCAGGACGACCGGTATCCGGTGGGCCGGGAGTTGCAGGGTGTCCGCGTAGAGCGAGAGCCGCAGCGCGTCGGGACGTTCGCGGACGTCGAACACCTCGAAGAAGACCGTGACCGCGTCCCAGTCGACCTTCTCCTCCCAGCGGAAGGAGCTCTCCTCCAGGGCCCGGCGCAGCCGGCCGGGAGCGGCCACGGCCACCGCGGGGCCGGCCGCGAGGTCTCGGGTGTCGTTGAAGTAGCAAGCCAGGTCGCGTCCTTCGCCGACACCACCCTCGCCCCGGATCGCCTCGTCCACCACGCGCGGGTCGAACCGGCCGTGCCGGTAGGCCCTCAGCGCCTCCATGCCGGCCTGCCGGGCGATGGCGGAGAAGGTCTCCCCTCCGAGGTCCACGGCCAGCGGCAGGTCCTGGGTCGCCGTCACAGCCGTGTGCCGCAGGGTCTCCCCGATGCGGTTGCCGACGATGAGGTGCCAGCCGAACCGGGGCAGCCGCGCCCCGCCGGAGGTGGCCGCCTCGGTGGCGAGTACGGTCGCCGCCGCGGTCATGAAGAGGGTCGTGCCCGATACCTTCCACCGTTCCGAGAGCACGGCGACGGCCCGGGGCACCGCCGTGGACACCAGCCCTCCACGCCAGAAACGCGGCCGGTCCGCCGTCCGGTCCGCCGGTACGGGGAAGACCCGTGCCGGGAAGCGGCTCACCTGCGTCACCGCGTGCCGGACCGCTCGACGGGTCGTCGCCCGGCCCCGCTCGGAGCCCTCGTCGCGGGCGATGTCGACGGGCTGCGCGGGCGACAGGGGCGGCGGCCATGGCCGCCCCTCCGTACGCGCGTCCAGCAAGGCCCGCAGGTCGCGCACCACGAGCCGGCTGCCCTGGAGGTCCACGGCCAGCTTGGCCACACCGATGAGGACCGCGACCACGCCGTCGCCGCCGACCGCCACCGCCGCGCGGAACGCGGGCTCGCCGGACGTGTCGAAGACGGTGCCCCGCAGGCGCGGCTCGGCCGAGGCCACGAACCGGGCGACGGCCTCCGGGCCCCCGTCCGGCAGCCGGTGTACTTCGACCGTCACCTCGCCGCGGGCCAGCACCCGTTGCCGCAGACCGCCGCTCGCGTCCTCGGCCCAGACGGTACGCAGCGCCTCGTGCCGGGAGAGCAGGGCGCCCAGCGCGTCCACAACGTCCTCGGTCCCCAGACCAGGCGGCACCAGAGTGCCGTTGGTCTCGTTGTAGGGGGTGCCCGGCGCCATGCCGCTCATGTCCCGCCACACCAGCGACTGTCCCCAGGTGGCCCGTTCGTCGGCCTCGCGCGCACCGATGAAGGGAATCCGCCGGATCTCATTCCGATTCACTCATGGCCTCCCGTTGTGCGAACGACGAAGATGTGGGCACGTGGAGTGATCTGGCCGCCCGCACCACGAAGAGCACGGCCGCCGCACCACCCACGTTGCCCGCGGACACCACCCAGTAGAGTCCCGAAGGGGTGTCGAAATGGCGGGCGGCGTACAGTCCCGACACCGCCAGGACGGTGAAGAAACCGGCGTTCAGCAGCAGCGCGGTCCGGCCTCTGCCGATCTGCTCCAGCACGGTGAAGGCAGCCAGGGTGACGCCCATCATCAGATAGCTGGGGCCGACCACCCGCAGGTAGTGCGCGGCCTCGCGGGCGGCGGTCTCGTCGCCGGTCGCCAGGGCCGCGACCGGACCCGCGAGGGCCCAGACCGCCAGCGCCAGCGGCAGGTACGCCAGAGCGGTCAGCTCCAGCCCGGAGCGCAGGATGCGGTGCAGACGCTCGGTCCGGCCCGCTCCGCGCCGTTGGTTCATGAGGATGGCGGTGGCCGTGCCGAGGGCCAGTGCGGGCTGGATGACCACGCCCTGCAGGGTCACGGCCAGCGAGAAGCCGGAGACCACCCCCTCGCCGAACGGCCCCACGATCCACAGCTGCGCCAGGCTGAAACAGAACAGCACGAGGAACGTCCCGGCGACCGGCAGACCGACACTCCGCAGGTGGCCGGTCACCTCGCGGACGGCGTGGCCGCCCCGCCCCGGCGGCAGCGGCCCGCCCCCTCTCAGCGCGTGCCACGCGAGTCCGGCGCCGGCCACGCACCCCACCGTGATGCCGAGCGGGACCGACCACAGGCCCAGGTCCGCGCCGAAACCGAACACGGCGACGCACGCCACCTCCAGCACGGCCGTCGTGAGGACGATGGCGGCGGCCCGTGAAGGCCGGCCGGCACCGCGCAGACACGCGGCGCACACCACCGGTACGACGTGCAGCACCGATGCCGCCGCCGTCCAGCGGAGGAACGACATGAACGTCCCACGCGCGTCGGCGGGCACGCTGAGCAGTTCGGCCAGCAGCGGCGCCGTCGTGAAGAGCACCAGGAACAGGCCGATCCCGCCGGCGAGCCCGAGGACGAGCGCGCTCCGCAGCAGCGCAGGTACGTCCTTGAGCCGCTGCCGGCCGGCGGCCAGGGCGACCGCGGTCTGGGCACTGGTCTCGAAAGCGAGGAGCAGTGCTACGAAGAGCTGCGACAACGGGATGTAGAGGGACCGGACGTACAGGGCGTCCGAACTCATCCAGCCGAGCATGGCGAAGGACAGAAACGGCAGGGTGACATTGCCCGTCATCGACAGCGTGATGGGCAGGCCCAACCGCAGGATTTCCCGGCGTTCGCACGCCGTTTCAGCCACGTCCGACCTCGCCCCGTATGAGCCCCTGGAACAGGTTCAGCCGGTGGATGTTGCTGGTGCCCTCCATGAACTCCACCCCGCGCGCGTCGCGGTCGAGCTTGTCGAGCAGCGGATGCTCGTACCGCGCCCCCGGACCGAACAGACCGAGCGCCTGTTGCGTCGCGTCCTCGGCGAGGTGCGTGGCACGGGCCTTGGCCGCCGAGGCGAGGTAGCCGCCCTCCCGCGCATGGTCGACGGCGACCGCGGCCCGGTGCAGCAGGGCGCGGGTGGCGTCGATGCGCTGGGCCGTGCGGTCCAGGTCGTGCCGCTGCCAGGCGGTCGGGGCGGAGCGGTGGCGGAGCGCGTAGGCGTGAGCGGCCCGTGCGATGCCGAGGGCGAGGGCGCCGACACCGGGACGGAACGTGTTGAGCGCCCGCAGGGCGCCCCACATGCCCCGCTGGGTCCCGGTGAGCCCCTGTCCGAGTACGTTCTCCTCCCGTACCTCGACGTTCGTGAGCCGGATGTCGCATATCTGGTTGGCCCGCAGCCCCAGGGTGGGGATCGGCTCCGCGACGAAGCCCGGTTGGTCGGTTTCCACCAGAACCGATGTCACACCGAGCGGTCCGGGTGCCGTCCGGGCGAACACCACGCCCAGACGCGCGCGGGCGGCGTTGCCGCAGTACCGTTTCGCCCCGTTGAGCAGGAGTTTCCCGTCCCGCCGGGTCAGGGTGGTGGTCATCGCGCCGACGTCCGAGCCGCGATCGGGTTCGGTGAGACCGAAGAAGGTCCAGGTGGGGCGGGAGAACAACGCGTCGTAGAAGCGTTTTTTCTGGTCGTCGTTGCCGAGCGCCAGCAGCAGGCCGCCGGAGAGGGAAGGGCCGGGGGCGCCCAGCAGGAGGCCCGGATCGCCCACCGCCAGCTCCTCGATGAAGACCACACGTTCCAGGGTGCTCATGCCGGAGAAGCGGTGGCCGTCGACGGTGATCGGAGTGGGTACGTACTCCTCCGGCACCGGGCTGGTCGCCAGGTACGCCATGCAGCTCAGATGCAGCAGTTCGCGCACCGCGTCGGGATCGCGGTCGGCGGCCAGAGCGTGCTCGGCCATCTCGGCGGCCCAGTCCGCCGCGATTCCCCGTGCCGTGAGCAGTCGGTCGTCGAGCAGTGTCATGCGGCCACCTCTTCGGGGTCGGGCCGGCGCACATAGGCATCGGCGACGAGGGCGGAAGCGTGTGCGCAGGCGCCGGGCCCGTCGGCGCGATAGCCGAAGGCGCCCAGCAGCCGCAGCAGCGCACGATCGCATCCGGTGAGGGTGTCATGGGCGTACGCGAGAGTGGCCTCGGAGAGTTCACCGGGCTCCGCGCCACTGATCAGGGTCTCCACGGTGAGCTGGTCGGCCTTCGCATCGGCGAGCCCGCCCTTCACCATCTGCTGCATCAGCAACGCCGCCCCGCCGACCGTGCGGCCTCGCAGGTACTCCAGGCAGGCGTCGAGCAGTCGGCAGGACTGGCCCAGGCGCACCCAGACGAGGCCGAGGTCCCAGGCCCCGCCGGTGGCTTCGGCGGCGCCGGATGTGGCGGAGGCGAGGCGACCGAACCTGATCGCTCCGTCCGGGGTCGAGAGGACCGTCGTGCTCCTCGCGGCGCCTTCCTCGCTCTCCAGCATCCGGGTCGGCAGGGCGACATGCCCCGCCGGGCCGTGGGGGACACGGTCGGGGCAGACCTCTGCCCGCAGGTCCTCCAGGGCGGTCGGCAACCCGTGGTTCCGAGCCGCGGCCGCGGCCCGGCACCACGGTGGGAGGCCGCCCGGTTCGGCGGTGTCGGTCATGAGACGCACTCCTCGTGTTCTGTGGGAACGGCGACGTGGCTGCCGGAGGAGGTTTCCGCGACCACTCCGGACAGATCGAGCAGAGCCAGGGACAGCACACCCTGCCCGGGGGCGAGATCGAGCAGGGCGGCATAGGGCGGCAGCCCGCCCCGTGCCAGGCGGTCCAGCAGCGCGACCCAGCCGCCCGTGCAGGGCATGCCGGGCTCGACGAGGACCGCTCCGCCCGCGGCGTCCGGCACCGCCC comes from the Streptomyces sp. NBC_00525 genome and includes:
- a CDS encoding MATE family efflux transporter; the protein is MAETACERREILRLGLPITLSMTGNVTLPFLSFAMLGWMSSDALYVRSLYIPLSQLFVALLLAFETSAQTAVALAAGRQRLKDVPALLRSALVLGLAGGIGLFLVLFTTAPLLAELLSVPADARGTFMSFLRWTAAASVLHVVPVVCAACLRGAGRPSRAAAIVLTTAVLEVACVAVFGFGADLGLWSVPLGITVGCVAGAGLAWHALRGGGPLPPGRGGHAVREVTGHLRSVGLPVAGTFLVLFCFSLAQLWIVGPFGEGVVSGFSLAVTLQGVVIQPALALGTATAILMNQRRGAGRTERLHRILRSGLELTALAYLPLALAVWALAGPVAALATGDETAAREAAHYLRVVGPSYLMMGVTLAAFTVLEQIGRGRTALLLNAGFFTVLAVSGLYAARHFDTPSGLYWVVSAGNVGGAAAVLFVVRAARSLHVPTSSSFAQREAMSESE
- a CDS encoding acyl-CoA dehydrogenase family protein; this encodes MTLLDDRLLTARGIAADWAAEMAEHALAADRDPDAVRELLHLSCMAYLATSPVPEEYVPTPITVDGHRFSGMSTLERVVFIEELAVGDPGLLLGAPGPSLSGGLLLALGNDDQKKRFYDALFSRPTWTFFGLTEPDRGSDVGAMTTTLTRRDGKLLLNGAKRYCGNAARARLGVVFARTAPGPLGVTSVLVETDQPGFVAEPIPTLGLRANQICDIRLTNVEVREENVLGQGLTGTQRGMWGALRALNTFRPGVGALALGIARAAHAYALRHRSAPTAWQRHDLDRTAQRIDATRALLHRAAVAVDHAREGGYLASAAKARATHLAEDATQQALGLFGPGARYEHPLLDKLDRDARGVEFMEGTSNIHRLNLFQGLIRGEVGRG